In Chryseobacterium oryzae, the genomic stretch TGATGCAAATTTAACCAATAATATTGAAGAAATACATATTAAAATTAAAAATACACACTTTCTAAAAACCATTATTAAATCATTAAAAATCAACATATTTAAAATTATATTACCAAGTATATAAGCTTAACCGTATATCAATAAAAACTTCATATAAAATTACGGATTTAATAATTCAAAAAATAAGAATCCATAAAATGCTAAAATCTCTATAAATAGGCAGTTGGCATGATTTTAGTTTCTCAAAAGCTTGATTTTTCGCTTATTATTGAATTATCAATTTTCAACCAATTTTATTCAAATGTGAAAAAAAAAATAAATTTTTCATTATTTATTTGCACAATTTTAAAATTGTTTTAAATTTGCTTTTATAACTAACTAACTTTTAATATTAAAAATTATGAACAAGTCTGAATTAATCGACGCAATGGCTAAAGATGCCGGTATTACCAAAGTAGCTGCAAAAGCTGCATTAGAATCATTCATTACGAATGTAACCAATACTTTAAAAACTAAAGAAGGTAAAGTTTCCTTAGTTGGCTTTGGTACTTTCTCTGTATCTGAAAGAGCTGCAAGACAAGGTATTAACCCGGCTACAAAAAAGCCAATTAATATCGAAGCTAAAACAGTTGCTAAGTTCAAGGCAGGTGCAGATTTATCTACTGCTGTTGCAACTGCGAACGCCCCGGCTGCAGGAAAAAAGAAGAAATAATCTCACGATTATAAAAAAACAAACCTCATCGTAAACGGTGAGGTTTTCTTTTTATGGTGCTAAACGAGCTATTTCCCAATCTAAATCTTTTAAGGAGTAAATAATTCTGTCATGAAGCCGGTTTGGTCTTCCCTGCCAAAATTCTATCTCATAAGGTTTAGCAATATATCCGCCCCAGTTTTCCGGTCTGGGAACTTCAGAATTTTCAAAATCTTTCTCCAAAACCAGCAATTTATCTTCCAAAAAAATTCTATCAGGAATTTCCTGACTTTGTGGCGAAACTACCGCTCCCAACTGACTGCCTTTCGGTCTGGAATGAAAATAACCGTCGCTTAAATTTTCTGCAATTCTTTCAACCTCTGCTTTAATAATAACTTGTCTTTCCAAAGAAGGCCAGAAAAAATGAAGACAAGCTTTGTGTGTTCTTTCTATCGCCTTTCCCTTTTTACTTTGATAATTGGTGTAAAATATAAAAC encodes the following:
- the pdxH gene encoding pyridoxamine 5'-phosphate oxidase; this translates as MENLHDKRKIYQKSQLIESEIKANPIEQFRDWYIDASENPLISEANAMSVSTVEEDGCPRTRMVLLKQYTYEGFIFYTNYQSKKGKAIERTHKACLHFFWPSLERQVIIKAEVERIAENLSDGYFHSRPKGSQLGAVVSPQSQEIPDRIFLEDKLLVLEKDFENSEVPRPENWGGYIAKPYEIEFWQGRPNRLHDRIIYSLKDLDWEIARLAP
- a CDS encoding HU family DNA-binding protein codes for the protein MNKSELIDAMAKDAGITKVAAKAALESFITNVTNTLKTKEGKVSLVGFGTFSVSERAARQGINPATKKPINIEAKTVAKFKAGADLSTAVATANAPAAGKKKK